A genomic window from Candidatus Saccharibacteria bacterium includes:
- a CDS encoding DUF4082 domain-containing protein, giving the protein MTKPWFGNGTQPSIWYGDSRLIYDPTPPDAGLVVFTTSGGTFAPTIQLASGSTATVEWLDATGNLLASGLTPSITGETVIHMRCSNYDDIATVNLGFNSNDDAGRYNIGASYNKAATDVTGVSGLSYLPNLVRFMAASTQLTGHVDFSGLAHLEYIECFVSRVQSVDLTGCTSLIRLCLEQTWCSSLDLNPVRHTLRDLRAANQTHNGGSLTFVPLDGPMDVLYHYCIRDQTTVGQYSLGQLPLIEEYWAWGNGQSAMATGAVSPVIRSVPLHGNAYDQASVDRIISSIRSVATSGGQLDLSGSATPSSAVISDIAWLRAHGWTVTLSSEPVTPTLPEPVAAYAFDEGVGSTALDSSGNGHTLAVASTAWTAGGMTGNFVTSTNAIYSSQPVAGTIMCTARFASPPIDEALIGTASANYTDGAFQGADWQASGGKISWNIYDGGSSGNFVGGETSVNSTDTTDHHYAFTWSTNGVVVYCDGIVVDSRPSLTSLWPMTTVMLGGMPHPYAGGGPMRVLNGIVDNVRFFDVALTSDQVAEYMNTPVEGASAQPVLLGSWPLTDSLVDVSGNEHDAVALMPDDQPWTPTYVDGPLAGSRAVAFPASGYSIQYGRTGLEPTTQGFTSMVWARSDVAGSPFGAFTKSRAGNSTRSGISCGGGTNNGASNIFRVARWKDHLNYNDEPGVLPVGVWTHFALYDGDDGWAFYVNGELYSSEVNDRSSGGVAWEDYPWASGRIPDLNGGAAATYVSMPKLFHGKLTGSQIKNEMNRVDNTATLLDTPENSIMVLQESDAYTLGTEFNVVDNCELLAIRWWQGTGTPDLSTRTANVWKQDGGNWTPQLVAPVEIPGSSTANTWLYGNLSAPILLTPGVYRVGIFHPQGHFSATGSYFAGNALVTRGPLTLPYQDIATNNQQGNYSAEATIHAPDQPPYQSRNYWSDVVVRPL; this is encoded by the coding sequence GTGACCAAACCGTGGTTTGGCAATGGCACCCAGCCCTCAATATGGTATGGTGACAGTCGACTGATCTACGACCCGACACCACCAGATGCCGGGCTCGTGGTATTTACCACTTCTGGTGGCACATTTGCACCGACGATTCAACTCGCCAGCGGCTCAACCGCCACGGTCGAATGGCTCGACGCTACCGGTAATCTCCTCGCTAGCGGGCTCACGCCCTCTATCACTGGGGAAACAGTGATCCATATGCGATGTAGCAATTACGACGATATAGCAACAGTCAATCTCGGCTTCAACAGCAATGACGACGCCGGGAGGTACAACATCGGAGCCAGCTACAACAAAGCCGCCACTGATGTCACAGGAGTGTCCGGCCTGTCATATCTCCCAAACCTCGTACGATTTATGGCGGCCAGCACACAGCTGACTGGGCATGTTGATTTTAGCGGTCTGGCGCACCTAGAATATATCGAGTGCTTCGTGTCACGCGTGCAAAGTGTCGATTTGACAGGCTGCACAAGTTTGATTCGCCTATGCCTAGAGCAAACCTGGTGTAGCAGCCTCGACCTAAACCCCGTGCGTCACACGCTGCGCGATCTGCGCGCCGCTAACCAGACACATAATGGTGGCAGCCTAACGTTTGTGCCGCTTGATGGTCCAATGGATGTGCTATACCACTACTGTATCCGCGATCAAACTACCGTCGGGCAATATTCACTCGGGCAATTACCCCTCATAGAAGAATATTGGGCATGGGGTAACGGTCAAAGCGCCATGGCGACAGGCGCTGTGAGTCCCGTCATTCGCTCAGTGCCACTGCATGGCAATGCGTACGACCAAGCATCGGTCGATCGGATTATTTCTTCGATTCGCAGTGTCGCCACAAGTGGCGGCCAACTTGATCTAAGCGGCAGCGCGACGCCGAGTAGCGCCGTCATCAGCGATATCGCCTGGCTACGCGCCCATGGCTGGACAGTCACACTGAGTAGCGAACCGGTTACGCCAACTTTGCCCGAGCCGGTCGCGGCCTATGCGTTCGATGAAGGCGTAGGTTCGACAGCGCTTGATTCATCTGGAAACGGGCACACACTGGCTGTCGCAAGTACTGCTTGGACAGCTGGCGGCATGACGGGAAATTTTGTCACATCTACCAATGCAATTTATAGCTCACAGCCCGTGGCCGGGACGATTATGTGTACCGCTCGATTCGCGTCACCTCCGATAGATGAAGCGCTGATTGGCACTGCGAGCGCAAACTATACTGACGGAGCGTTTCAAGGTGCAGATTGGCAGGCCTCGGGCGGAAAGATTTCTTGGAACATATACGATGGTGGCAGTTCAGGTAACTTTGTCGGTGGAGAGACGTCCGTTAACTCGACTGATACAACCGATCATCACTACGCATTTACCTGGTCAACAAACGGTGTGGTTGTTTACTGCGATGGAATAGTGGTTGATTCTCGCCCTTCCCTAACGAGTCTGTGGCCTATGACAACGGTGATGCTTGGCGGAATGCCACATCCCTACGCTGGCGGAGGACCAATGCGTGTTCTAAATGGAATTGTGGACAATGTTCGGTTTTTCGATGTTGCGCTCACTTCAGATCAGGTTGCCGAATACATGAACACACCGGTCGAGGGCGCAAGCGCACAGCCGGTACTGCTCGGATCATGGCCGCTCACCGATTCACTCGTAGACGTCTCGGGTAATGAGCACGATGCAGTCGCGCTGATGCCAGACGATCAGCCGTGGACGCCGACCTATGTCGATGGTCCGCTCGCCGGATCGCGCGCCGTCGCGTTTCCTGCAAGCGGCTATAGTATCCAATATGGGCGCACCGGCCTCGAACCAACAACCCAAGGCTTTACGTCGATGGTGTGGGCGCGCTCCGACGTGGCGGGCTCACCGTTTGGCGCTTTCACAAAATCACGCGCCGGCAATAGTACGCGTAGCGGCATCTCCTGCGGAGGGGGCACGAACAATGGGGCTTCAAATATATTTCGCGTTGCCCGCTGGAAAGATCATCTGAATTATAACGATGAGCCCGGGGTGCTGCCCGTTGGCGTCTGGACGCATTTTGCCCTGTATGACGGTGATGATGGCTGGGCATTTTATGTCAACGGCGAACTGTATTCATCAGAGGTGAACGATCGTTCTTCGGGTGGGGTCGCGTGGGAAGACTACCCATGGGCATCAGGCAGAATCCCGGATCTTAATGGTGGTGCTGCTGCTACCTACGTATCAATGCCAAAATTATTTCACGGCAAGCTTACCGGGAGCCAGATCAAAAACGAAATGAACCGCGTTGACAACACGGCAACGCTACTGGATACGCCCGAGAATTCCATCATGGTCCTACAAGAATCCGACGCGTACACACTAGGAACGGAATTTAATGTAGTAGATAACTGTGAGTTACTCGCGATTCGCTGGTGGCAAGGCACCGGCACGCCGGACCTATCGACGCGCACCGCCAATGTCTGGAAACAAGATGGCGGTAACTGGACGCCACAGCTTGTTGCGCCAGTCGAGATACCAGGCAGTAGCACCGCCAATACTTGGCTGTACGGCAATCTGTCGGCGCCCATCCTACTAACACCGGGCGTCTACCGCGTGGGTATCTTCCATCCGCAGGGACATTTCTCGGCAACGGGTAGCTATTTTGCCGGCAATGCACTCGTTACGCGCGGACCACTGACGCTGCCATATCAAGATATCGCCACCAACAACCAACAAGGCAACTACTCTGCCGAAGCTACTATCCACGCCCCCGATCAGCCGCCGTACCAAAGCCGCAACTATTGGTCTGACGTTGTGGTGCGACCATTGTAG
- a CDS encoding fibronectin type III domain-containing protein translates to MEEREKLTIMTRLPTPGSDAGEWGTILNDYLSQAHNTDGTLKPAIITSSNLAPGAVTSTNLSQDIQDQLAVIAGQQGATGPTGPQGPTGATGPSGATGPSGPAGQVGATGVQGNPGATGSTGASGTNGATGATGSTGPAGPLLATTPQTVIVSNGSKPRPGTSDVVIWVSPDGFWPDNAIATDIVYLPDGVTPPDIAAPSTPTGLSATPSNDQFSVSWTASTDNVAVTGYRVRLDGGTAVTATGTSHSFSGLTAETSYLFEVQAFDAANNASAWASLNVTTTATPTSIWEDQFNRADGAVGNNWTFLAGLSGANIISGQAVPYGGGNFRMMVNNGGGVIPDNCRVRVGLTAARRTNNYFGIIARADADGSQGVKAFWGGSASYVNEVYSGDSNTYMASNDIGSHTAGPDEAAAQALWAGGDTIELRADFDSSTIRLYINNLHFRTIPTAIRTSGGTGRYVGFSGELEEAAWDYIIVEAL, encoded by the coding sequence TTGGAAGAAAGGGAAAAGCTAACTATCATGACGCGTCTACCAACACCAGGCTCCGATGCAGGCGAATGGGGTACTATCCTCAATGACTACCTATCTCAAGCTCATAACACTGATGGCACCCTAAAACCCGCTATTATCACCTCGTCTAACCTTGCTCCGGGTGCTGTGACCTCAACCAACCTCTCCCAAGACATCCAAGACCAGTTAGCGGTTATAGCTGGCCAACAAGGTGCCACGGGTCCGACTGGTCCTCAAGGCCCCACTGGCGCAACAGGACCTAGTGGCGCAACCGGTCCTAGTGGTCCCGCAGGTCAAGTCGGAGCTACCGGTGTTCAAGGTAATCCTGGAGCAACAGGCTCGACTGGTGCTAGTGGAACAAATGGCGCTACCGGAGCAACAGGCTCGACTGGACCTGCGGGACCACTCCTTGCCACCACACCTCAAACGGTTATCGTATCAAACGGTTCTAAACCGCGCCCGGGTACGAGTGACGTCGTCATCTGGGTGAGTCCTGATGGATTTTGGCCTGATAACGCCATTGCTACCGACATCGTCTACCTTCCCGACGGCGTCACGCCGCCTGATATAGCAGCGCCATCCACGCCAACCGGCCTGAGCGCCACACCGTCAAATGACCAGTTCAGCGTGAGCTGGACTGCCTCGACGGACAACGTCGCCGTGACCGGATACCGCGTTCGCCTCGACGGTGGCACAGCAGTAACCGCGACGGGCACGTCCCATTCGTTCTCAGGCCTCACCGCAGAAACCAGCTACCTATTTGAGGTCCAAGCCTTTGATGCCGCCAATAATGCTTCCGCATGGGCAAGCCTCAACGTTACTACTACGGCAACACCTACAAGTATTTGGGAAGATCAGTTTAATCGTGCCGACGGTGCGGTTGGCAACAACTGGACGTTCCTGGCCGGCCTCTCTGGAGCAAACATTATCAGTGGCCAGGCAGTGCCTTATGGCGGGGGTAACTTCCGCATGATGGTTAATAACGGTGGAGGAGTTATCCCCGATAACTGCCGTGTCCGTGTGGGATTAACAGCCGCTCGCCGCACAAATAATTATTTTGGTATCATTGCCCGCGCGGACGCAGATGGAAGCCAGGGAGTCAAGGCATTCTGGGGCGGATCAGCCTCCTATGTCAATGAAGTCTACTCTGGTGATTCAAATACTTACATGGCAAGCAATGACATTGGTAGTCATACGGCCGGTCCCGATGAAGCCGCTGCTCAAGCCTTGTGGGCAGGGGGCGACACTATCGAATTACGTGCCGATTTTGATAGTTCTACTATTAGACTTTACATCAACAACCTTCATTTTCGCACTATCCCCACTGCTATTCGCACCAGCGGCGGCACCGGCCGTTACGTCGGATTCAGCGGTGAACTCGAAGAAGCCGCCTGGGACTACATCATCGTGGAGGCATTGTGA
- the uvrA gene encoding excinuclease ABC subunit UvrA, translating to MSDNVIRVTGAREHNLKDISVEIPRDKLVVITGLSGSGKSSLAFDTIYAEGQRRYVESLSSYARQFLGLMEKPDVDQIDGLSPAISIDQKSASRNPRSTVATVTEIYDYLRLLFARVGIPHCPVCGKEVHRRTAQAIIDEIMRLDGKRVYIGAPLAKQKKGEFAHIPEQYRTKGFARARVDGVVYSLDEWPELDKQYKHDIELIVDRLVIAADAVSRITQSAEQALEIGGGTVEIFDVDNDEVHVFSERYACVDHPEEPIPELEPRLFSFNAPFGACPTCTGLGSRLEVDPDLVLNDNLTIAEGAIRPFNRVNSDAWWMKKLEAVAEKQGFDLRTPVRDLSEDVTQQILYGTGSQKYTVQLGNGRYFDTTYEGVIPNLERRWKETDSDFMRRDIERFMRERECMTCHGARLKPVVQAVTFKGLSIVDICNLGVDDALDLFRNKIELTDQEQVIAKQIFKEIIARLGFMSDVGLDYLELGRAANTLSGGEAQRIRLATQIGSGLQGVLYVLDEPSIGLHQRDNDRLIATLKHLRDLGNTVLVVEHDEDTIRESDYLIDVGPGAGEHGGQIVAIGKPDEVAKNSDSITGQYLSGEKKIAVPKKRRPLDPKRQLIVKGAREHNLKNIDVVFPLGILNVVSGVSGSGKSTLVNDILAKELSARLHRAHEVAGAHKTIEGINHLDKVIVIDQSPIGRTPRSNPATYTGVFTPIRELFAATPEANIRGYKAGRFSFNVRGGRCENCQGDGVIKIEMHFLPDVYVPCEECHGKRYNREALEIKYKGQSVSDVLEMTVSEAAEFFKNVPAIARKMDTLVEVGLGYIKLGQPATTFSGGEAQRIKLATELSRRATGKTLYILDEPTTGLHSDDVNRLLGVLQKLVSTGNSMIIIEHNLDVIKSADHVIDLGPDGGLNGGYVIASGTPEEIAREPKSHTGRYLKTVL from the coding sequence ATGAGCGACAATGTGATTAGGGTAACTGGTGCCCGCGAACATAATCTAAAAGATATCAGCGTTGAAATTCCACGTGATAAATTAGTAGTCATTACTGGTTTATCGGGATCGGGCAAGTCTTCACTAGCATTTGATACGATTTATGCCGAGGGCCAGCGCCGCTATGTTGAATCACTCAGCTCTTATGCACGGCAATTTTTGGGACTAATGGAAAAGCCTGACGTTGATCAAATCGATGGTCTCAGTCCAGCTATCTCGATTGATCAAAAATCTGCTAGTCGTAACCCACGTTCCACCGTAGCCACAGTGACGGAAATTTATGATTATTTGCGTCTATTATTTGCACGAGTTGGCATTCCGCACTGTCCAGTGTGTGGCAAAGAAGTCCATCGCCGCACCGCCCAGGCTATCATTGATGAAATTATGCGACTTGATGGCAAACGAGTCTATATCGGAGCGCCCCTAGCCAAGCAAAAAAAAGGTGAATTTGCCCATATACCGGAACAATATCGGACCAAAGGCTTTGCGAGAGCGCGCGTTGATGGAGTGGTCTATTCTCTCGACGAGTGGCCAGAGCTGGACAAGCAATACAAGCACGACATCGAGCTGATCGTCGATCGTTTGGTGATTGCAGCAGATGCCGTCAGTCGTATTACACAGAGCGCCGAGCAGGCATTAGAAATCGGTGGCGGCACAGTTGAAATCTTTGACGTCGATAATGACGAAGTCCATGTTTTTTCCGAGCGCTATGCCTGTGTTGACCATCCAGAGGAACCAATTCCAGAGTTAGAACCACGACTATTTAGTTTTAATGCTCCATTTGGTGCTTGCCCGACCTGTACAGGGCTCGGCTCGCGTCTTGAGGTTGATCCTGATTTAGTACTCAACGACAATTTAACGATTGCCGAGGGGGCAATTCGCCCGTTTAACCGCGTTAACAGTGATGCCTGGTGGATGAAAAAGCTCGAAGCCGTCGCCGAAAAGCAAGGTTTTGACCTGCGTACACCAGTTCGCGACTTATCCGAAGATGTGACACAGCAGATTTTGTATGGCACAGGTTCGCAAAAATATACCGTTCAACTAGGCAACGGACGCTATTTTGATACGACATATGAGGGTGTTATTCCAAACCTGGAGCGTCGCTGGAAAGAAACCGATAGTGATTTTATGCGCCGTGATATTGAGCGTTTTATGCGCGAGCGCGAGTGTATGACGTGTCATGGTGCTAGGTTGAAACCAGTGGTCCAGGCGGTGACATTCAAAGGTCTCAGCATTGTCGATATTTGTAACCTAGGCGTTGATGACGCCCTCGATCTATTTCGTAACAAGATAGAATTAACTGATCAGGAACAAGTTATTGCTAAACAGATTTTCAAGGAAATCATCGCGCGACTTGGGTTTATGAGCGACGTCGGACTCGATTATCTAGAGCTGGGACGTGCTGCTAATACCTTATCCGGCGGTGAAGCGCAGCGTATCCGTCTCGCCACGCAAATTGGTTCGGGCTTGCAAGGCGTGCTGTATGTCCTAGATGAGCCATCGATCGGTTTGCATCAACGCGACAACGATCGTTTGATTGCAACATTGAAACATTTGCGTGATTTGGGGAATACGGTTTTAGTTGTTGAACACGACGAAGATACGATTCGCGAGAGTGATTATTTGATCGATGTTGGCCCAGGTGCCGGTGAACATGGCGGTCAAATTGTGGCTATCGGCAAACCAGACGAAGTAGCAAAAAATTCTGACAGCATCACCGGGCAGTATTTGTCTGGTGAGAAAAAGATTGCCGTACCGAAAAAACGTCGTCCTCTCGATCCGAAACGCCAGCTTATCGTCAAAGGCGCGCGTGAACATAACCTCAAGAATATTGATGTCGTATTTCCACTCGGCATTTTAAATGTAGTGAGCGGCGTTAGCGGCTCTGGTAAATCGACGCTAGTTAACGACATTTTAGCAAAGGAACTATCGGCTCGATTGCACCGTGCTCACGAGGTGGCTGGTGCGCACAAAACTATCGAAGGCATCAATCATCTCGATAAAGTTATCGTGATTGATCAGTCGCCAATTGGTCGGACGCCACGTTCAAATCCAGCGACCTATACAGGGGTATTTACGCCAATTCGTGAGCTCTTCGCGGCGACACCGGAGGCAAATATTCGTGGCTACAAAGCTGGTCGATTTAGTTTCAACGTGCGTGGTGGTCGCTGCGAAAACTGCCAGGGCGACGGCGTGATCAAAATTGAAATGCACTTTTTACCAGATGTTTATGTGCCATGCGAGGAATGTCATGGCAAACGTTACAATCGTGAGGCGCTCGAGATTAAATATAAAGGCCAGAGTGTCAGCGATGTACTGGAAATGACAGTTAGCGAAGCAGCTGAATTCTTTAAAAATGTGCCAGCGATTGCTCGCAAAATGGACACACTAGTTGAGGTTGGTTTGGGTTATATCAAACTAGGTCAACCCGCGACGACTTTTTCGGGCGGCGAAGCGCAGCGTATCAAGCTGGCAACTGAATTATCGCGACGTGCTACTGGCAAAACACTTTATATTTTGGATGAGCCAACAACTGGTCTCCATTCGGACGACGTCAATCGTTTGCTTGGCGTTTTGCAGAAACTAGTTAGCACTGGCAATAGTATGATTATCATCGAACATAATTTGGATGTGATCAAATCTGCCGATCATGTTATTGACCTCGGTCCTGACGGCGGATTGAATGGCGGCTATGTCATTGCGAGTGGCACGCCCGAGGAAATTGCTAGGGAGCCAAAATCACACACGGGCCGCTATTTGAAGACCGTTTTATAA
- a CDS encoding VTT domain-containing protein: protein MLPGISLSEFLHQIGPAVYFLLPLIIFAETGLMIGFFLPGDSLLFTAGALAGLGVIDVNIFLLVALLFVAAVAGNSTGYLIGKKAGRRLFRKPDSKVFKKEYLEQAERFYEKHGGTAVILAQFIPIIRTFNPIVTGISKMHYIKFITFNMIGAFLWTVGITLLGFFSFKAFGQMIDPEKIDMYLLPIIVLIVLISIAPAIIHVLRDPKKRAAVSSKIKSLFTPKDTSSEK from the coding sequence ATGCTACCCGGAATTAGTTTGAGTGAATTTTTGCACCAAATCGGACCAGCGGTCTATTTTTTGTTACCACTAATAATATTTGCTGAGACTGGTTTGATGATTGGTTTCTTTTTACCGGGCGATTCACTACTATTTACAGCTGGCGCTCTAGCAGGTCTAGGCGTTATCGATGTCAATATATTTTTGCTAGTTGCCTTATTGTTTGTAGCTGCCGTCGCTGGTAACTCGACTGGCTATCTCATTGGCAAAAAGGCTGGTCGTCGGTTATTTAGAAAACCAGATAGCAAAGTATTTAAAAAGGAATATCTCGAGCAAGCCGAGCGATTCTATGAAAAGCATGGTGGAACAGCTGTCATTCTGGCACAGTTTATCCCGATCATTCGCACGTTCAACCCAATTGTGACGGGCATATCAAAAATGCACTATATAAAATTTATTACTTTTAACATGATCGGCGCATTCCTATGGACAGTCGGTATCACACTGCTCGGATTTTTCTCATTCAAGGCGTTTGGTCAGATGATTGATCCAGAAAAGATTGATATGTACTTGCTGCCGATCATTGTGCTCATCGTGCTAATTTCGATTGCACCAGCAATTATTCACGTGTTACGCGATCCGAAAAAACGTGCTGCTGTTTCTAGCAAAATCAAATCCCTATTCACGCCCAAAGACACGTCTAGCGAAAAATAA
- a CDS encoding 50S ribosomal protein L25 — MGDKITLNVEKREATGKQAAKLRREGLVPGVVYGNKFDATNIQLSQQEARGVVARAGRHTPVELKIGAKKTMALIKSVDYIPARSDITHVSFQAVRADEVVTTEVPLVLVGADESVASRAGLIILPTIEDVEVRAKTADLPEKLAVNAAGLAEHGDKLTLANIELPSGVELTEDDLDIVVASVYEPAALEAKNAAADAAADEERAEGDNAAENVPSDQAETAEETK; from the coding sequence ATGGGAGACAAGATTACTTTGAATGTAGAAAAACGTGAGGCGACTGGCAAACAGGCCGCCAAATTGCGTCGTGAAGGCCTCGTGCCAGGTGTGGTATACGGCAATAAATTTGATGCGACTAATATCCAACTATCACAGCAAGAGGCTCGTGGTGTCGTGGCGCGCGCTGGTCGACATACACCGGTAGAACTAAAGATTGGTGCTAAAAAGACTATGGCGCTCATCAAATCAGTCGATTACATACCAGCTCGTAGCGACATTACGCACGTCAGTTTCCAGGCGGTGCGAGCTGACGAAGTGGTGACAACCGAGGTTCCTTTGGTATTGGTTGGCGCTGACGAGTCTGTAGCATCGAGAGCTGGACTGATTATCCTACCGACAATCGAAGACGTTGAAGTTCGTGCTAAAACTGCTGACCTGCCAGAAAAATTAGCAGTCAATGCAGCTGGATTAGCCGAGCATGGTGACAAGTTGACACTCGCAAATATCGAATTACCGAGCGGCGTTGAGCTGACTGAGGACGATCTCGATATCGTGGTAGCTAGCGTCTACGAGCCAGCCGCCCTCGAGGCCAAGAACGCTGCCGCTGATGCTGCTGCTGACGAAGAGCGCGCCGAAGGCGACAATGCCGCCGAGAACGTTCCGAGTGACCAAGCTGAGACCGCCGAAGAAACTAAATAG
- a CDS encoding ABC transporter ATP-binding protein: MVNKKNTIARRTLHYYWQETKRQWRYLLPILIIMPAAVFLNTYATAWIMSDVINRLTENPPAADQVFAVFGPHLLLYAGAMVLGELVCWRLVLFLCWKGEVFAMFNLRKQCFDHLSEQSMHFHNNKFGGSLVTQVKRFDGAFERLADTTIWQIIPFVSSLTFALLILGFKLPLFALVLGGLSAVFMTVAWVSFKKIRVLNEREAAAGSKLTGQLADSITNISTVKSFAQEKHENMLLARRSQSLQTASLDLMRSILLRDFGFGTILVILAVAMFVFLIGGNAWLGVPIGTLFLAVSYTSNIWGQLWQFNRILRDVNRAFGDAHEMTEILDEAVIVKDKSNAHNLSVKDGTVEFRNVTFWHRDAKESDKTFENLNLTIPSSQRVGLVGHSGSGKTTLTRLLLRFADVQRGEILIDDQNISDITQSSLRRSIAYVPQEPMLFHRSIRENIAYGQPNATEDEIREAAAKANALEFIESLPEGFDTLTGERGVKLSGGQRQRIAIARAILKDAPILVLDEATSALDTESERLIQEALKHLMADRTTIVIAHRLSTVAGLDRIIVLENGEIVEDDTHANLIKRDGKYARLWNRQTNLLEE, encoded by the coding sequence ATGGTGAATAAAAAGAACACGATCGCCCGACGAACGCTGCATTATTACTGGCAGGAAACCAAGCGCCAATGGCGCTATCTTTTACCGATTCTCATCATTATGCCAGCAGCGGTTTTTTTGAATACCTACGCGACGGCGTGGATCATGTCAGATGTCATCAATCGACTGACCGAAAATCCGCCGGCGGCCGATCAAGTGTTCGCTGTATTTGGTCCGCACTTGTTACTCTATGCCGGAGCAATGGTGCTCGGCGAGCTGGTTTGTTGGCGACTCGTGCTGTTTCTGTGTTGGAAAGGTGAAGTTTTCGCTATGTTTAATTTGCGCAAACAATGTTTCGATCATCTGTCGGAACAATCGATGCATTTTCATAATAATAAATTCGGCGGTAGTTTAGTCACCCAGGTCAAACGCTTTGACGGTGCTTTTGAGCGCCTGGCTGATACCACGATCTGGCAAATCATTCCTTTTGTTTCATCATTAACCTTTGCACTATTGATACTAGGATTCAAATTGCCATTATTTGCCCTCGTTCTCGGCGGACTATCAGCGGTCTTTATGACAGTAGCCTGGGTCAGTTTCAAAAAGATCCGAGTCTTGAACGAGCGCGAAGCGGCAGCTGGCAGCAAATTAACCGGGCAATTAGCCGATTCGATCACCAACATTTCAACTGTCAAAAGCTTTGCGCAAGAAAAGCACGAAAATATGCTGCTCGCTAGGCGTAGCCAGTCACTACAAACTGCTTCACTCGATTTGATGCGATCGATCTTGCTCCGCGATTTCGGTTTTGGAACTATCCTGGTTATCCTAGCTGTCGCCATGTTTGTGTTTTTGATCGGTGGTAACGCCTGGCTCGGTGTACCGATTGGTACTCTCTTCCTGGCCGTTAGTTACACGTCAAATATCTGGGGGCAACTATGGCAATTCAATCGGATTTTGCGCGACGTGAATCGTGCCTTTGGCGATGCGCATGAAATGACTGAGATTCTCGACGAGGCCGTCATCGTCAAAGATAAATCTAATGCGCATAACCTATCAGTCAAAGATGGTACTGTCGAGTTCCGCAACGTGACCTTTTGGCATCGTGACGCCAAAGAATCAGACAAGACATTCGAAAATCTAAACCTCACTATCCCGAGTAGTCAACGTGTCGGTCTAGTCGGTCATTCTGGGTCGGGCAAGACCACCTTGACCAGATTATTGCTCCGATTCGCCGACGTCCAACGCGGTGAGATTCTGATTGATGATCAGAATATTTCCGATATAACGCAGTCTAGTTTACGCCGTTCGATTGCTTACGTTCCGCAGGAGCCGATGCTGTTTCACCGTTCGATTCGCGAGAATATTGCCTATGGGCAACCAAACGCCACCGAAGACGAGATCCGTGAAGCCGCCGCCAAAGCTAACGCATTAGAGTTTATTGAGTCTTTGCCCGAAGGCTTTGATACGCTAACCGGCGAGCGCGGCGTGAAACTGTCGGGTGGCCAACGTCAACGCATCGCCATCGCCCGCGCTATTTTAAAAGACGCACCGATTCTCGTGCTCGACGAAGCAACCTCGGCGCTCGATACCGAGAGCGAACGGTTGATCCAGGAGGCTTTGAAACACCTCATGGCTGATCGCACGACTATCGTTATCGCTCACAGATTATCAACGGTGGCTGGACTCGATCGCATCATCGTACTAGAAAACGGCGAGATCGTCGAAGACGATACTCACGCTAATTTGATCAAACGTGACGGCAAATACGCTCGGCTTTGGAATAGACAAACTAATCTGTTAGAAGAATAA